The Flavobacterium psychrotrophum region CATTTGCTAATGGCTGGCTTTGAACTTTATCAATACCCAGCCTGCCTAATAATTGTGTAATATAACCTTTAAACATAAAGAAGTCGGCACCTTTTTGTGGTGCTGTCCAGCTTTCGTTTTGGCGGTTACCGGTTACAGTAAGCGTTAAATGTTTATTCTCAGTATAGCCCGAAGGAAGCTTGTGGTAGCTTTTGCCAAATTCGAACAATTTCAAATCGGCCCTGCGGCGGTTAATGTTGAACGAAACCGCTTCGAGAGCACTAAACAGTAATGATTGCCTCATTACAGAAAGGTCGCTACTTAGCGGGTTAAGCATCTGTACATTAAATTCTTCATTCAGATTTTCTGAAAGTGCTACATAATCAGGCGTTGTAAGGCTGTTAGCCATCATTTCATTAAACCCAAGTGCAGTAAGCTGGTTTGCCACAATATTCTGCAGTTTGTAGTCTTCTGTACGCGATGAGTTTGAAATAGAAGCGTTAAGCTTTTGTGTAAAGTTGATGTTGTTATAACCATAAATACGCAGTATTTCTTCTATAACATCAATTTCGCGTTCTACATCTACACGGTATGATGGGATAACAAGGCCAAGGCCTTTTTCTGACATGCTGTTTATCTTGATATCCAGCGATACCAGTATTTTTTTTATGGTTTCCTTACCAATATCCTGCCCGATGGTGCGGGTTACACTATCAAAGTTAAGGAAAACCGAGTGGTCTTCTATCTTACGCGGATACTGGTCTTCAATATCCATGGTAATTTCGCCTCCACCAGTTTCCTGTATCAGCAGAGCTGCACGTTTAAGGGCATATTGTGTAATGTTAGGGTCGATACCGCGCTCAAAACGAAACGAAGCATCGCTGCTGATGCCGAGACGTTTTGCTGTTTTGCGTATTGAAACCGGGTTAAAGTAAGCACTCTCTAAAAATATAGCCGACGTACTCTCTGTAACACCCGATGCTTTTCCGCCCATAACACCTGCAATGCACATAGGGCCATTTTCGTCAGCAATAACAAGATCTTCATTGCTTAATGTGCGCTCTACATCATCAAGGGTAACAAATTTTGTACCCTCAACCGCAGGCTTTACAATTACTTTGTTACCTTTTATTTTGGCAGCGTCAAAAGCATGTAGTGGCTGGCCAAGTTCGTGCAGTACATAATTCGTAACGTCTACAATATTATTTTTTGGCGTAAGGCCAATAGCTTTAAGCTTGTTTTGCAGCCATGCGGGAGATGGTTTTACTGTAAGTCCCACTATAGTAACACCGCAGTAGCGTGGTGCCAGTTTAGTATCTTCTACACGGATATCCATTTTAAGAATACGCTTGTCTACACGGAAGTTACTTACCGATGGTGTTATCAACTCAGTATGAACATTCTTTTGGTTAAGGCCGGCTTTCAGGTCGCGTGCTACACCCAGGTGGCTCATTGCATCAGCACGGTTTGGCGTAAGGCCTATCTCAAAAACCTCGTCGGTTACAATATCAAAAAGTTTTGCAGCAGGCGTGCCGGGAGCAAGGTGTGCATCTAATACAAGGATACCATCGTGGCCTTCGCCAAGCCCAAGCTCGTCTTCAGC contains the following coding sequences:
- the pheT gene encoding phenylalanine--tRNA ligase subunit beta, which codes for MRISYNWLKQFIKLDWKSEETAALLTDLGLEVEGVDKYESLKGGLEGVVVGHVLTCVQHPNADRLRVTTVDLGDGNAPVQIVCGAPNVAAGQKVPVATIGTTLYDKEGNAFQIKKGKIRGEESHGMICAEDELGLGEGHDGILVLDAHLAPGTPAAKLFDIVTDEVFEIGLTPNRADAMSHLGVARDLKAGLNQKNVHTELITPSVSNFRVDKRILKMDIRVEDTKLAPRYCGVTIVGLTVKPSPAWLQNKLKAIGLTPKNNIVDVTNYVLHELGQPLHAFDAAKIKGNKVIVKPAVEGTKFVTLDDVERTLSNEDLVIADENGPMCIAGVMGGKASGVTESTSAIFLESAYFNPVSIRKTAKRLGISSDASFRFERGIDPNITQYALKRAALLIQETGGGEITMDIEDQYPRKIEDHSVFLNFDSVTRTIGQDIGKETIKKILVSLDIKINSMSEKGLGLVIPSYRVDVEREIDVIEEILRIYGYNNINFTQKLNASISNSSRTEDYKLQNIVANQLTALGFNEMMANSLTTPDYVALSENLNEEFNVQMLNPLSSDLSVMRQSLLFSALEAVSFNINRRRADLKLFEFGKSYHKLPSGYTENKHLTLTVTGNRQNESWTAPQKGADFFMFKGYITQLLGRLGIDKVQSQPLANDVFAEGVAYSVGTELIVEFGTIKKPVLKHFDVKQDVLFADFNWAAITKLVSGKIKFSEISKFPEVRRDLALLVDYTVSFENIYRTALLSEKSLLKDVSLFDVYEGKNLPEGKKSYAVSFVLQDSSKTLTDEQIDKIMNKIRQNLEKETGAQLR